A genomic window from Paraburkholderia phytofirmans OLGA172 includes:
- a CDS encoding FAD-dependent monooxygenase — protein sequence MNKVLVVGAGSAGLTIASFLSRAGIQVEISEINLDTTRGAALGLSSNALLPLRELGVLDEILAHSTPNLYMHVCNSAGQTVLDLKRPQPESIDFPVNVVIARSELSRILTNLAREKGIQFLLDRHIVGIVDKSTHVAVRFSDGSEDLYDAVIGADGIGSTVRRLVWGNIATQTVNEVGWRWLTPLRPSIKRGAFYLGSGTTSLGLFPLPGGLAYAFLQESAIDIFQSPPETRRRDLLDRISAQFDGPFAKDVMADLPLASAIHFTRYPALLMPGPWHKGRIVLIGDAVHAMPPHVSSGAAMAIEDGFVLAQCLISEDGWSQAMESFMTRRWPRISKVFEMAIDRVRSDDAPASTRMNEQATIEKVTELWHCLLEPI from the coding sequence TTGAACAAGGTACTCGTCGTCGGAGCCGGCTCAGCCGGACTTACTATTGCGTCGTTTCTGAGCCGCGCAGGCATCCAAGTTGAGATCTCTGAAATAAATCTCGACACCACGCGCGGTGCCGCACTCGGACTTTCATCCAATGCGTTGCTGCCGCTGCGCGAACTCGGCGTATTGGATGAAATCCTGGCTCACAGCACGCCCAATCTTTACATGCACGTCTGCAACTCCGCCGGACAGACGGTTCTCGATTTGAAGCGGCCACAGCCAGAATCCATCGATTTCCCGGTCAACGTGGTCATCGCACGAAGCGAACTAAGCCGAATTCTGACCAATCTGGCCCGTGAAAAAGGTATTCAGTTTCTCCTTGATCGGCACATAGTGGGGATCGTCGACAAGTCGACTCACGTTGCAGTTCGATTCTCAGACGGTTCGGAAGATCTATACGATGCGGTTATTGGCGCCGATGGTATTGGCTCTACAGTCCGACGACTCGTATGGGGAAATATTGCCACCCAAACTGTGAACGAGGTTGGTTGGCGTTGGCTGACACCCCTACGACCGTCGATCAAGCGCGGCGCGTTCTATCTCGGGTCGGGAACCACGAGCCTTGGACTGTTCCCGCTCCCCGGAGGTCTTGCCTACGCATTTCTTCAGGAATCTGCGATTGATATTTTTCAAAGTCCTCCAGAGACGCGACGCAGGGATCTCCTCGATCGAATCTCCGCGCAGTTCGATGGTCCCTTCGCGAAGGATGTTATGGCGGACTTACCGCTGGCTAGTGCAATTCACTTCACGCGCTATCCGGCTCTGTTGATGCCCGGTCCTTGGCACAAGGGGCGTATTGTTCTCATTGGCGACGCGGTGCACGCTATGCCTCCTCACGTATCGAGTGGTGCGGCAATGGCCATCGAGGATGGATTCGTGCTGGCGCAATGCCTCATCTCGGAGGATGGTTGGAGCCAAGCGATGGAATCCTTCATGACGCGACGTTGGCCTCGTATCAGCAAGGTGTTTGAGATGGCCATTGACCGCGTCCGATCGGATGATGCACCAGCTAGCACCCGGATGAATGAACAAGCAACTATTGAAAAGGTCACTGAACTTTGGCATTGCTTGTTGGAACCGATTTGA
- a CDS encoding glutathione binding-like protein, protein MIDVYYWPTPNGLKIMIFLEESGLPYQTILVDLLAGEQHEQEFVKISPSGKMPAIVDNEPADGGKAVAIFESGAILLYLAEKSGLFIPTDVRGRREVVQWLFWQVGGLGPAGGLYHHFIATMQDSQIHTEDYFHQEVARLYGVLDHRLEISHFVAGDTYTIADMAIFPWVTVWRKQKQELTAFPNLLRWEEEVRRRPATIRTYLNASHLPGGRRH, encoded by the coding sequence ATGATCGACGTTTACTATTGGCCCACACCGAATGGCCTTAAGATTATGATCTTTCTGGAAGAGTCGGGACTTCCCTACCAGACCATCCTCGTTGATCTCCTGGCGGGTGAACAACATGAACAGGAATTCGTTAAAATCTCGCCTAGCGGAAAAATGCCCGCTATCGTCGACAATGAACCGGCAGACGGCGGCAAGGCGGTAGCGATTTTTGAGTCAGGGGCAATCCTCCTTTACCTCGCGGAAAAGTCTGGCCTTTTCATACCAACTGACGTGCGCGGACGAAGGGAAGTCGTCCAATGGTTGTTTTGGCAGGTGGGAGGGCTCGGACCTGCTGGAGGGCTATATCACCACTTCATTGCCACTATGCAGGATAGTCAAATCCATACGGAGGACTATTTCCACCAGGAAGTGGCGCGCCTCTACGGGGTGCTGGACCACCGGCTGGAAATTAGTCACTTCGTCGCCGGCGATACGTACACGATTGCTGATATGGCTATATTTCCTTGGGTTACCGTTTGGAGAAAGCAGAAACAGGAACTGACTGCCTTCCCAAACCTGCTACGGTGGGAAGAAGAGGTCAGGCGGCGGCCTGCAACCATCCGAACCTATCTTAACGCGTCTCATTTGCCCGGCGGTAGGAGGCATTAA
- a CDS encoding BON domain-containing protein yields the protein MNNLVKLIGVTVCIALFSPPTFAQQDDSTSQSQVNVKKQVRTLNRQTEYAVRKQLAATKGLSSNGITVVARGGVVTLSGSVTDAPQIQMAEDAAHRAPQVKSVANHIVIREHGS from the coding sequence ATGAATAATCTGGTCAAGTTGATTGGTGTTACGGTTTGTATTGCCCTGTTTTCTCCACCAACGTTTGCGCAGCAGGATGATTCGACGAGCCAGTCGCAAGTCAACGTCAAGAAGCAGGTGAGAACTCTGAATCGACAAACTGAGTATGCTGTACGAAAACAGCTCGCAGCCACGAAAGGGCTGAGTTCGAACGGCATTACCGTCGTCGCGCGAGGCGGCGTCGTCACATTGAGCGGGTCGGTGACTGACGCGCCACAAATCCAGATGGCGGAAGATGCCGCGCACAGGGCGCCGCAAGTGAAGTCGGTCGCGAACCACATCGTGATCAGAGAGCATGGAAGTTGA
- a CDS encoding LysR family transcriptional regulator yields MDTRRIEIFLAVCEEMNLREAARRLGISQPAVTFQLQALEAELGFSLLQRVQQRIVGVTPSGAHYRRIARALLSELQAAQRSALSISGGKTVAFRIGIAEEVATDSPYWAAFLALQREFDQIAFLYVEMPIFELETAVRDGSVDLALTVLEPASNGLETTELWSQNWVAVLPKGHALGSFNRLTPEDFANVPLVLGDPTKSAGGHVLIEQSFLQANITPQIAMRVTRRSTMLILVAAGGWATFMPEYLSTIRLPDLDMVPFDAEPQRIRALSLGPRAPSWIQQFWSDLRERTQNFTYA; encoded by the coding sequence ATGGACACCCGTCGGATTGAAATCTTTTTGGCAGTGTGCGAGGAAATGAACCTTCGTGAGGCCGCTCGACGACTAGGCATCAGCCAGCCCGCTGTCACGTTTCAGTTGCAGGCATTAGAGGCAGAGTTGGGCTTTTCGCTCCTCCAGCGAGTTCAGCAACGCATCGTGGGTGTCACCCCTTCCGGTGCGCACTATCGTCGCATTGCGCGGGCTCTTCTGTCGGAGCTTCAGGCGGCCCAACGTTCTGCACTCAGCATCTCGGGTGGAAAGACAGTGGCTTTTCGCATTGGCATAGCCGAGGAAGTCGCGACTGACAGCCCCTACTGGGCGGCTTTCCTCGCCTTGCAACGAGAATTCGATCAAATCGCGTTCCTCTACGTTGAGATGCCTATCTTCGAACTTGAGACTGCGGTACGCGACGGGTCCGTTGATCTGGCGTTGACTGTGCTGGAGCCTGCATCGAACGGGTTGGAAACAACGGAGCTATGGTCGCAGAATTGGGTAGCCGTTCTTCCAAAAGGACATGCCCTAGGTAGCTTCAATCGTCTTACGCCTGAAGATTTCGCAAATGTTCCCCTGGTACTTGGAGATCCGACGAAGAGCGCCGGTGGGCACGTCCTTATCGAGCAATCGTTTTTGCAGGCGAATATCACTCCGCAGATCGCAATGCGGGTAACACGGCGGTCGACTATGCTAATTTTGGTTGCTGCAGGAGGGTGGGCGACGTTTATGCCTGAATACCTGTCGACTATACGCCTTCCCGATCTGGATATGGTTCCATTTGACGCCGAACCACAACGCATCCGAGCCCTTTCGCTTGGTCCACGAGCGCCTTCATGGATTCAGCAGTTCTGGAGTGATCTGCGTGAACGGACTCAAAATTTCACGTATGCGTGA
- a CDS encoding alpha/beta fold hydrolase, with product MNMRIEPAALEEPQLSFETVQSAISVPYVDVGSGEPLLFVHGSLCDYRYWAPQVSALSEGFRSIAPSLSHYWPAAEAWIQNDFGWENHVTELAEFIVALDIEPVHLVGHSRGGGIALELARRHPRLVKTLTVADPAGPLQIGESPITSLPAATNTLRAKIACMIESGDVAAGLELFVDSVSMPGVWNKSSASFRAMAVDNAKTLPLQFQETLPTLSYETMRDIKCRTLLIEGATSPKMFRNNVQKLSEWIDLAERHTISGASHGMNVSHAGEFNRLIRSFVSF from the coding sequence ATGAATATGAGAATCGAACCGGCCGCTCTGGAAGAGCCGCAACTGTCCTTTGAGACCGTTCAGTCCGCTATTTCGGTACCTTACGTCGACGTGGGATCCGGGGAACCGCTGCTCTTCGTTCACGGCTCACTGTGCGATTACCGCTATTGGGCACCTCAGGTTTCCGCGTTGTCCGAGGGGTTCCGCAGTATTGCACCGAGCTTGAGTCATTACTGGCCTGCAGCAGAGGCTTGGATTCAAAACGACTTTGGCTGGGAAAACCACGTCACAGAGCTTGCTGAATTTATTGTCGCGCTCGATATTGAGCCGGTCCATCTCGTCGGTCATTCCAGAGGCGGCGGCATCGCCTTGGAGCTCGCCCGTCGACACCCCCGTCTGGTGAAAACCCTCACAGTTGCTGATCCGGCTGGCCCGTTGCAAATCGGCGAGAGCCCGATCACTTCGTTGCCAGCTGCGACCAATACCCTCCGCGCCAAGATAGCGTGCATGATCGAAAGCGGGGATGTAGCCGCCGGACTTGAGTTGTTTGTCGACTCTGTGAGCATGCCCGGCGTGTGGAACAAAAGCAGTGCCAGCTTCCGCGCGATGGCCGTCGACAATGCAAAGACGCTTCCCCTTCAGTTTCAGGAGACGCTTCCGACGCTTTCTTACGAGACGATGCGGGACATCAAGTGCAGAACCCTGCTAATCGAAGGCGCGACCAGTCCAAAGATGTTCCGGAACAACGTTCAAAAACTATCCGAATGGATTGACTTGGCCGAACGCCATACCATCTCCGGGGCGTCCCACGGCATGAACGTTTCCCATGCTGGCGAATTTAACCGGCTTATTCGTTCGTTTGTGTCGTTTTGA
- a CDS encoding GntR family transcriptional regulator, protein MKSCAECSLRGRSTARIALAERFGTSKIPVRETSRQLEAEGLVSYQLSRGADQHTAACPVDHWNPTKVAPRHWYVLVSSALTWFLCPIFFCRDYGLRLVD, encoded by the coding sequence ATGAAATCCTGCGCAGAATGCTCCCTCCGGGGGCGCAGCACCGCCAGGATAGCGCTCGCCGAGCGCTTCGGGACGAGCAAGATTCCGGTGCGCGAGACGTCGCGGCAGCTTGAGGCGGAGGGGCTGGTGAGCTATCAGCTCAGCCGGGGAGCGGACCAGCACACGGCGGCTTGCCCAGTCGACCACTGGAACCCGACAAAAGTGGCCCCGCGCCATTGGTACGTACTCGTGTCGAGCGCCCTGACCTGGTTCCTGTGTCCGATCTTCTTTTGTAGAGACTACGGACTTCGTCTTGTTGACTAG
- a CDS encoding short-chain fatty acid transporter, protein MNTRPSPTPAEPERRNIVTALVYMFERLMPDPFVLSIGLTFVVILLSVFLAPKSSFGNIVTTWYGGAFGILGFALQMILILVTGYAIADAPVVQRGLRALASRVQTPTKAALVIFPMVAVAAWLNWGLGLVVGALLAREIAKRVKVDFAWLVAGSYSAWSICNSGLSSSIALSQASHGNALNLVEKATGHVIPLSQTVFASFVFVPTITVVVLMTIIFIKMHPQEADITLIRETEAPAATDDPHARSAGSDSLASRLEQSMIGTLFLLALGIGYLAVQWSSKGFELDINTTILIFLLVGLALQRRPIAYADAIHRAARQTGSMLLQYPMYGGVMGIMSGTGLAAVIAKTFVAVASVSTLALWSYLSSLIITLLIPSAGGHWAVQGPFVLPAALSLHAPVARVAMGVAMAENVSNMLQPFWAVPVVAIAGIRIQRVMGYTAVTFVVSLFVYAVALWLIP, encoded by the coding sequence ATGAACACGAGACCATCCCCCACACCGGCTGAACCCGAGCGAAGGAACATAGTGACCGCGCTGGTCTACATGTTCGAACGGCTGATGCCGGACCCATTCGTTCTTTCAATAGGTTTGACGTTCGTTGTCATTCTGCTGTCGGTTTTCCTTGCACCCAAGTCGAGCTTTGGAAACATCGTGACCACCTGGTATGGAGGTGCATTCGGAATTCTGGGCTTTGCGTTGCAGATGATCCTGATTCTTGTCACAGGCTATGCAATCGCTGATGCACCAGTTGTCCAGCGCGGCCTCCGCGCATTGGCCTCGCGCGTGCAGACGCCGACAAAGGCGGCCTTGGTTATATTTCCTATGGTCGCGGTTGCAGCCTGGCTAAATTGGGGATTGGGCCTGGTCGTCGGCGCGCTGCTTGCAAGAGAAATTGCCAAGCGTGTAAAGGTTGATTTTGCGTGGCTGGTCGCAGGAAGCTACTCCGCCTGGTCCATTTGCAATAGTGGACTCTCCAGTTCGATTGCGCTCTCGCAGGCGTCGCACGGGAATGCGCTGAATCTTGTCGAAAAGGCAACCGGCCATGTGATTCCATTGAGCCAGACCGTTTTCGCGTCATTCGTGTTTGTCCCAACAATCACCGTCGTAGTTTTGATGACCATCATATTCATCAAAATGCATCCGCAGGAGGCAGACATAACGCTCATTCGCGAGACGGAAGCTCCGGCGGCGACAGACGATCCTCACGCCAGATCTGCTGGTTCGGATTCGCTTGCTTCGAGACTGGAGCAGTCGATGATCGGCACCCTGTTCCTGCTGGCGCTCGGCATCGGATATCTCGCAGTCCAGTGGAGCTCGAAGGGATTCGAGCTGGACATTAACACCACGATCCTGATTTTCCTGCTGGTCGGCTTGGCTCTTCAGCGCCGGCCTATCGCATACGCCGATGCAATCCACCGTGCTGCGCGCCAGACGGGATCAATGCTCCTTCAGTACCCGATGTATGGCGGAGTAATGGGGATCATGAGTGGCACTGGGCTGGCAGCCGTCATCGCGAAGACGTTTGTTGCCGTTGCGTCGGTATCAACGCTTGCTCTGTGGAGCTATCTGAGCTCGCTAATCATCACCCTTCTCATCCCGAGCGCGGGTGGCCACTGGGCAGTTCAAGGTCCATTTGTGCTGCCGGCAGCACTGAGCCTTCATGCGCCGGTCGCGCGGGTGGCGATGGGTGTGGCGATGGCGGAAAACGTCTCCAACATGCTTCAACCGTTCTGGGCGGTTCCTGTCGTGGCTATCGCCGGGATTCGAATCCAGAGAGTGATGGGCTACACGGCCGTGACGTTCGTCGTTTCTCTTTTCGTCTATGCCGTCGCCCTGTGGCTCATTCCGTAG
- a CDS encoding LysR substrate-binding domain-containing protein, with protein sequence MNLKRLEYFLDYAQRHDAEETWQDWSFLRPHISSLEKELGFALVQWSGRCAVGLTAAGQHYSEHAERILAAHRRAVRFGYDREIGVAGLLKIGLCEEASTTRFAAAVAGFCTRYPDVNLEVSEGNSFDLVRATKRREVDIALVLPVQPEPGLIFQDLWQDHWVAVLPKGHALASKQLLDAGDLIAEPLVLADPLLPMSGHRYIWEAFEGAQVTPRIGALAVNRTTMLVLATTGIGVTFVPHTVIRVPISPKLETSLHFRRFEAPPLQIGAVFSVSESPRAAIHFLQAIEETIRADPSGSRQP encoded by the coding sequence ATGAACTTGAAGCGCCTTGAGTATTTCCTCGACTACGCCCAGCGCCATGATGCCGAGGAGACATGGCAGGATTGGAGCTTTCTGCGTCCGCACATTTCTTCGCTGGAAAAGGAATTGGGGTTTGCGCTTGTGCAATGGAGTGGGCGATGTGCAGTCGGACTCACTGCAGCGGGGCAGCACTACAGTGAACACGCCGAAAGAATTCTCGCTGCCCATCGCCGTGCAGTGAGGTTTGGGTATGATCGGGAGATTGGTGTCGCGGGCCTCCTGAAGATCGGCTTGTGCGAGGAGGCATCCACTACACGTTTCGCCGCAGCCGTCGCGGGCTTTTGCACTCGATACCCTGATGTGAATCTCGAAGTTTCGGAAGGAAACTCGTTTGATCTCGTGCGTGCAACGAAGCGTCGTGAGGTAGATATCGCCCTCGTTCTTCCAGTTCAACCGGAGCCTGGCCTAATTTTCCAAGACCTCTGGCAGGACCATTGGGTTGCCGTTCTCCCGAAAGGGCACGCGCTGGCATCGAAGCAACTCCTGGATGCGGGCGACCTGATTGCAGAGCCCCTAGTCCTTGCTGATCCTCTTTTGCCGATGAGTGGCCATCGCTATATTTGGGAGGCGTTCGAAGGCGCACAGGTGACGCCTAGGATCGGCGCACTGGCTGTCAATCGGACCACAATGTTGGTGCTGGCGACGACCGGTATAGGCGTTACGTTCGTTCCGCACACAGTGATTCGCGTGCCGATCTCGCCAAAGTTGGAGACCTCGCTTCACTTCCGGCGGTTTGAAGCGCCTCCGCTGCAGATAGGTGCCGTCTTCTCCGTCTCGGAGTCCCCGCGCGCTGCGATTCACTTCCTGCAGGCCATCGAGGAGACTATACGTGCAGATCCTTCGGGATCGAGGCAGCCCTAG
- a CDS encoding porin yields MTLKICPIKALLFASLGAGCTAHAQNSVTLYGRLNDGVSYISNIGGGPVAMLDSGVEAGNRWGLTGKENLGGGTFAIFTLESGFTMSSGKSLQGGALFGRQAFVGLSNDSWGSITLGNQYDFVYEYLSEFGVGAQISGGYAGIHIGGYDRMSWARLPNSVKYLGSIGNHIKIGAMYSFGGVPGSMQTSSSFSAGMHYSDGGFSLGTAYTKVYNPLSLDPYYVAGLKTFLGQPTVSVAPVSGAVTDLYLTKPFLVDSSQTFGVGATYTTGKVRVSAVYNGTIFKGFGEVSTLQTIDTGLMYNFTPSFTGAVDVGHSWFEGSDWYEAVVGLTYSLSKSTTLYASTEYMRAHGNTTANISAGANFAASSGPTQLAYRLAIRHSF; encoded by the coding sequence ATGACGCTAAAAATATGCCCCATCAAAGCACTTCTTTTTGCCTCTCTCGGAGCAGGATGCACCGCCCACGCACAAAACAGCGTAACCCTGTATGGGCGCCTGAATGATGGTGTGTCATACATTTCCAACATTGGCGGCGGTCCGGTCGCCATGCTCGACTCGGGGGTTGAGGCAGGAAACCGATGGGGTTTGACCGGCAAGGAAAATCTGGGCGGCGGAACTTTCGCCATTTTCACTCTCGAGAGCGGATTTACCATGAGTTCTGGAAAATCGCTTCAAGGAGGCGCTCTTTTCGGACGACAAGCCTTTGTCGGATTGAGCAATGACAGCTGGGGCTCAATTACGTTGGGCAACCAGTACGATTTCGTATATGAATACCTGTCCGAATTTGGCGTCGGCGCGCAGATCTCCGGAGGCTACGCTGGCATCCATATCGGCGGCTACGACAGAATGTCCTGGGCGCGCCTACCGAATTCGGTCAAATATCTTGGATCGATTGGTAATCACATCAAAATTGGCGCGATGTATTCGTTCGGCGGAGTCCCCGGCAGCATGCAGACGAGCAGTTCGTTCAGCGCAGGAATGCACTATAGCGACGGCGGATTCTCACTCGGCACGGCGTACACAAAGGTCTACAATCCACTCAGCCTTGACCCGTATTACGTAGCTGGTCTGAAAACTTTCCTGGGCCAACCGACCGTCTCCGTCGCCCCCGTGTCCGGGGCCGTGACTGACCTCTATTTGACGAAGCCGTTCCTCGTCGATTCGTCGCAGACCTTCGGGGTCGGCGCCACATACACGACGGGCAAAGTTCGGGTCAGCGCTGTCTACAACGGAACGATCTTTAAGGGATTTGGGGAAGTTTCGACGTTGCAGACTATCGATACAGGCCTTATGTACAACTTCACGCCTTCCTTCACTGGCGCAGTCGACGTAGGGCACTCGTGGTTTGAAGGTTCCGACTGGTATGAGGCCGTGGTCGGTCTGACTTACTCACTGTCGAAGAGCACAACACTTTACGCATCGACGGAGTACATGCGCGCGCACGGCAACACGACCGCCAACATCAGCGCGGGCGCGAACTTCGCTGCATCAAGCGGCCCAACGCAACTGGCTTACCGCCTGGCCATCCGCCACTCATTCTGA
- a CDS encoding methyl-accepting chemotaxis protein codes for MLSNFSIKTRISVSMLLLSVLLLTVGTMGILGMTVSNGVSRDNFVVQLPGAILIGDTQIFMLRQRVALDRAALAKDHESERRLLDLAADVSKRADQAWNLYYSLPKSADEERASADVASRLAKVQQVYRDLAVVLLTPDQGRLIELSNDGFAAYVAFQKSCDNLNETRTRVAQAKFADAQSTFSMFRALTAAALLCGLIAAGVTYLSIRASVGAPLQAALEQCKAIALGDLRHDDMPGAGDEIGSLVNALAEMRLGLVDTVTLVRNGSGAIATAAQQIAAGNISLSARTEEQAASLEETTAGMGELTGTVQSNAENAQKASLLATEAMHSAERGHLTVLRVTETMKEISERSVRMADIIAMIDGIAFQTNILALNAAVEAARAGEQGRGFAVVAGEVRSLAQRSASAAKDVKELIQASVELVETGASLVSEAGRNMTAISSDVQRVTGIVAEISDASTAQSGGIQEIAGAMSQMDTVTQQNAALVEQVAAAAQSLEDQTQHLWLSVKSFQLPPDGSVKHVAA; via the coding sequence GTGCTTTCAAACTTCTCGATAAAAACTCGTATTAGCGTCTCCATGCTGCTGTTGTCCGTGCTTCTTCTTACGGTCGGCACGATGGGGATTTTGGGGATGACTGTAAGCAACGGGGTAAGTCGCGACAATTTTGTCGTCCAGTTGCCTGGGGCAATTTTAATCGGCGACACGCAGATTTTCATGCTTCGTCAACGAGTGGCACTCGACCGGGCTGCTCTGGCTAAGGACCACGAGTCGGAGCGGCGACTGCTGGACCTGGCAGCGGATGTGAGCAAGCGGGCCGATCAGGCGTGGAATCTTTACTATTCGTTGCCAAAGTCGGCTGACGAGGAGCGTGCCAGCGCCGACGTTGCCAGTCGCCTGGCGAAGGTGCAACAAGTCTATCGGGACTTGGCCGTCGTTCTCCTGACTCCGGATCAGGGGCGGCTCATAGAGCTGTCCAATGATGGATTTGCGGCTTACGTCGCGTTTCAGAAAAGCTGTGACAATCTCAACGAAACTCGAACGCGAGTTGCGCAAGCGAAATTTGCTGACGCCCAGTCGACGTTCAGTATGTTTCGTGCGCTTACAGCGGCGGCGCTGCTGTGTGGTCTTATCGCTGCAGGCGTTACCTATTTGAGCATTCGGGCGTCGGTCGGTGCACCGTTGCAGGCCGCCCTCGAACAATGCAAAGCCATTGCCCTTGGGGATTTGCGTCATGACGACATGCCGGGCGCTGGCGACGAAATCGGTTCGCTGGTGAATGCCCTAGCCGAGATGCGTCTTGGCCTGGTTGACACAGTTACGCTTGTGAGAAACGGTAGCGGGGCGATTGCTACGGCCGCGCAGCAGATTGCGGCCGGTAACATAAGCCTTTCTGCGCGGACCGAGGAGCAAGCTGCCTCGCTTGAGGAAACTACCGCCGGCATGGGCGAGCTCACGGGCACCGTCCAATCAAACGCAGAGAATGCTCAAAAGGCAAGCTTGCTGGCGACCGAGGCGATGCATTCGGCAGAGCGTGGTCATCTCACCGTCCTGCGAGTCACCGAGACGATGAAAGAAATCAGCGAGAGATCCGTTCGGATGGCTGACATCATTGCCATGATTGACGGGATTGCCTTCCAGACGAACATCCTGGCTTTGAACGCAGCGGTTGAAGCTGCTCGAGCTGGTGAGCAGGGACGAGGCTTCGCCGTCGTTGCAGGGGAAGTCCGTTCACTGGCACAGCGTTCGGCGAGCGCCGCAAAGGATGTGAAAGAGCTCATTCAGGCGTCGGTCGAGCTCGTTGAAACGGGCGCATCGCTCGTGTCGGAGGCTGGTCGTAATATGACTGCAATTTCGTCGGACGTTCAACGCGTCACCGGTATCGTCGCGGAGATTTCCGATGCATCTACGGCTCAGTCCGGCGGAATTCAGGAGATAGCCGGTGCGATGTCCCAAATGGACACCGTGACACAGCAGAACGCCGCGCTCGTGGAACAGGTCGCCGCAGCAGCACAGTCACTCGAGGACCAGACCCAGCACTTGTGGCTGTCGGTCAAATCCTTCCAGCTGCCGCCCGACGGCAGCGTGAAACACGTCGCAGCTTGA
- a CDS encoding MFS transporter — MTKLDEFRRGWSQLLAAFLGLGIGIIGLATYNLSIFANSLAQSIGLTKTVYGFGYTGFTFGVTVGLLLWARIITRIGVQRGIAISAVGLALSFLGLGYLTRTPAAYLFFVTCLGIVGSGTSAMMFTQTISAWFDKGRGLALGVTQLGVGGAGAIFPPIIAGVIRVHGWHAGYLALAGLSLLGAPLALLLVRMPDLNDGGHGAKKGNDQRLDTAELTALFGAARKSRNFWILTFGVGATGLALSGSLQHLVPMLQEFGATPKVAAAFLGLIGIGSICARLALGWLSDYVHAPYLMTFSCVVAALGHFLLAYGGLTYAPIFVFSLGWAFGCEVDLIGYMVTRYFNFDIFIRVYAWQYSAFLICAGVSPFINGWIADATHGYAVNLNLNGIVAMLAATSFLFLPRYSNARHSAVGTGIGTTTAT; from the coding sequence ATGACAAAACTGGATGAGTTCAGGAGAGGATGGTCTCAACTTCTCGCCGCGTTCCTGGGACTGGGCATAGGTATCATCGGCCTCGCCACCTATAATCTGAGCATCTTCGCGAATAGCCTGGCGCAATCAATCGGCCTGACGAAGACCGTGTATGGTTTCGGATACACCGGATTCACGTTCGGCGTGACCGTCGGGCTGCTACTCTGGGCTCGCATCATCACGCGTATCGGCGTGCAACGCGGAATCGCAATTAGCGCTGTCGGTCTCGCACTTTCGTTTCTGGGACTCGGGTATCTCACGAGAACTCCCGCAGCATATTTATTCTTCGTCACTTGTCTCGGCATAGTGGGCAGCGGTACGAGTGCGATGATGTTCACTCAAACGATCAGTGCATGGTTTGACAAGGGGCGCGGCCTCGCACTCGGTGTCACGCAGCTCGGCGTGGGCGGTGCAGGCGCAATTTTCCCACCGATCATTGCGGGCGTCATTCGTGTGCATGGCTGGCATGCCGGCTATCTTGCCCTAGCCGGACTTTCCCTCCTCGGTGCGCCGCTGGCATTGCTCCTCGTGCGCATGCCCGACTTAAACGACGGCGGTCATGGTGCAAAGAAAGGCAACGATCAACGTCTCGATACGGCAGAACTCACGGCGCTGTTCGGTGCTGCCAGGAAATCCCGGAATTTCTGGATTCTCACCTTCGGGGTTGGCGCAACGGGGCTGGCCTTGTCCGGAAGCTTGCAGCATCTGGTTCCAATGCTGCAGGAGTTCGGCGCAACGCCGAAAGTCGCTGCCGCGTTTTTGGGCCTGATTGGGATTGGATCGATTTGTGCGCGATTAGCGTTGGGCTGGTTGTCCGACTATGTCCACGCACCGTATTTGATGACTTTCTCTTGCGTTGTCGCAGCGCTTGGACATTTCCTGCTTGCCTACGGTGGACTGACGTACGCACCTATCTTTGTATTCTCCCTGGGATGGGCATTCGGGTGCGAAGTCGATCTGATCGGCTACATGGTGACTCGTTACTTCAATTTCGACATCTTTATACGCGTGTATGCGTGGCAGTACAGCGCCTTTCTCATTTGCGCAGGAGTTAGCCCATTCATTAACGGCTGGATCGCAGATGCTACCCATGGATATGCCGTCAATCTGAATTTGAACGGAATCGTGGCGATGCTCGCAGCCACGTCATTCCTGTTTCTCCCTCGGTATAGCAATGCGAGGCATAGCGCTGTGGGGACCGGAATCGGAACAACCACGGCCACGTAA